The following coding sequences are from one Deltaproteobacteria bacterium CG11_big_fil_rev_8_21_14_0_20_42_23 window:
- the rplL gene encoding 50S ribosomal protein L7/L12: MATVGRQEIIETLKNMSLIEVSELVKELEETFGVSAAAPVAVAAAPGAAAEAAEEKTEFDVILTEAGSDKIKVIKEVRTATSLGLKEAKDLVEGAPKTVKEAVSKEEAEELKKKLEAVGAKVELK; encoded by the coding sequence ATGGCTACAGTAGGAAGACAAGAAATTATCGAAACACTAAAAAACATGAGCCTCATCGAAGTTTCTGAGTTGGTAAAAGAACTCGAAGAAACTTTCGGTGTAAGTGCTGCTGCTCCAGTTGCTGTTGCTGCTGCGCCTGGTGCTGCTGCTGAAGCTGCTGAAGAGAAAACTGAGTTTGATGTTATTCTTACAGAAGCAGGATCAGACAAAATTAAGGTGATTAAAGAAGTGCGTACAGCAACTTCTTTGGGCCTTAAAGAAGCAAAAGACCTTGTTGAAGGTGCTCCAAAAACAGTAAAAGAAGCTGTGAGCAAAGAAGAAGCTGAAGAGCTTAAGAAAA